Proteins from a genomic interval of Pseudoxanthobacter soli DSM 19599:
- a CDS encoding cold-shock protein, translating to MATGTVKWFNAQKGYGFIQPSDGSRDVFVHITALQRAGLANLIEGQKVTYELVTERGKTSAGNLRVG from the coding sequence ATGGCTACCGGGACCGTAAAGTGGTTCAACGCCCAGAAGGGATACGGCTTCATTCAGCCGAGCGACGGCTCGCGCGATGTTTTCGTGCATATCACGGCTTTGCAGCGGGCCGGATTGGCGAACCTCATCGAGGGCCAGAAAGTAACCTACGAACTGGTGACCGAGCGCGGCAAGACTTCGGCCGGTAATCTGCGCGTCGGCTGA
- a CDS encoding glycosyltransferase has translation MSIVRTIRRTVPVVAAAVVLAAAVHAAIWLVGEQKVSAPDVNGKLESLSFAPYNASENPEKGTILSKARLREDMEVVAPYTKAIRTYAATGGLEQVPEIANEYGIKVTQGAWISPDETRNALEIKNALDLARRYNNVQALVIGNETVLRGEKTGKEMAEILRKVRAESPVPVTTGEIWSTWLEHPELAANVDFIAAHILSYWEGVPREKAVQTAIDVYEKLRAAFPGKHIVVAEFGWPSGGYNMKGADPGPVAQAEILRDFVARARDHGIDYNIIEAFDQVWKTNEGSVGAYWGLFDADRKLKFDLAGVIREPNKERIVGAALLVGTLLSLFAFALRHPTFWQAFLVAGAAQGIGAWLAVTIAHPLSHYLVVGSAIMWVAGLILLVPLALLSLSRIEEIAAIALGRGPVRLLPDKISARAFSASPVPDASSLAELGLTAQPMVSIHIPAYREPPEMLKQTLDSIAKLDYPNFECVVVINNTPDPAFVTPVEEHCRALGSRFKFVNVEKLTGFKAGALRVALEHTAPQAEVIALLDADYVVEPDWLKDLAPLFSDPRVGIVQAPQDHRDGERSPFHAVLNAEYAGFFDIGMVERNEANAIVVHGTMCLIRRLALEEAGGWSSDTITEDTDLGLSIMEHGWSAHYTRRRYGQGMLPDDYRSFMVQRHRWAYGGFQIARKHWLRFRPGRTALTATQRTQFMLGWLNWMGAETLGVAAAFLNLLWVPVVAFAGIALPDSVLTLPVVVVFLINIIHFSLLYRLRVRLPFRHALGAGVAAMSLQFTIARAVTLGMFKDSLPFLRTDKGAGGKKPVGAFPAKWEAVIGSLLVLGSALLIATNKDQVREIYVFAAVLIVQALPFLATVGMALFERRVMVSLAGSAAPAAPEVAATVEMPVTVQTGSTPALPSITASPSA, from the coding sequence ATGTCGATCGTCCGGACGATCCGGCGCACGGTACCCGTTGTTGCGGCGGCGGTGGTGTTGGCTGCCGCCGTGCACGCCGCAATATGGCTGGTCGGGGAGCAGAAGGTTTCCGCGCCCGACGTGAACGGCAAGCTCGAAAGCCTGTCTTTCGCGCCCTACAACGCTTCCGAGAATCCGGAAAAGGGAACCATCCTGTCCAAGGCGCGGCTGCGCGAGGACATGGAGGTGGTGGCGCCCTACACCAAGGCGATCCGCACCTACGCCGCCACCGGCGGCCTGGAGCAGGTGCCGGAGATCGCCAACGAATACGGCATCAAGGTCACCCAGGGCGCCTGGATATCGCCCGACGAGACCCGTAACGCGCTTGAGATCAAGAACGCACTCGATCTCGCGCGGCGCTACAACAACGTCCAAGCCCTCGTGATCGGTAACGAGACGGTGCTGCGCGGCGAGAAGACCGGCAAGGAGATGGCCGAGATCCTCCGCAAGGTGCGCGCCGAGAGCCCGGTTCCCGTCACCACCGGCGAAATCTGGTCGACCTGGCTCGAGCATCCCGAACTGGCCGCGAACGTCGATTTCATCGCGGCCCACATCCTGAGCTACTGGGAAGGCGTGCCCCGCGAGAAGGCGGTGCAGACCGCCATCGACGTCTACGAGAAGCTGCGCGCGGCCTTCCCCGGCAAGCACATCGTCGTCGCCGAGTTCGGCTGGCCCTCGGGCGGCTACAACATGAAGGGTGCCGATCCCGGCCCGGTCGCCCAAGCGGAAATCCTGCGCGACTTCGTCGCCCGCGCCCGCGACCACGGCATCGACTACAACATCATCGAGGCGTTCGATCAGGTCTGGAAGACCAACGAAGGCTCCGTAGGCGCCTACTGGGGCCTGTTCGATGCCGACCGCAAGCTGAAGTTCGACCTCGCCGGCGTCATCCGCGAGCCCAACAAGGAACGCATCGTCGGCGCCGCCCTGCTGGTCGGCACACTCCTCTCGCTGTTCGCGTTCGCACTGCGCCATCCGACGTTCTGGCAGGCGTTCCTCGTCGCCGGCGCGGCCCAGGGCATCGGCGCCTGGCTTGCCGTCACCATCGCCCACCCGCTGTCGCACTATCTCGTCGTCGGCAGCGCGATCATGTGGGTGGCCGGTCTGATCCTGCTGGTGCCGCTGGCCTTGCTGTCGCTCTCGCGCATCGAGGAAATCGCCGCCATCGCGCTCGGCCGCGGACCGGTGCGCCTGCTGCCCGACAAGATCAGCGCCCGCGCCTTCTCAGCGAGCCCGGTGCCGGATGCCTCCTCCCTCGCCGAGCTCGGCCTCACCGCCCAGCCCATGGTCTCGATCCACATCCCGGCCTATCGCGAGCCGCCGGAGATGCTGAAGCAGACGCTCGATTCAATCGCCAAGCTCGATTATCCGAACTTCGAGTGCGTCGTCGTCATCAACAACACCCCCGATCCGGCTTTCGTGACGCCGGTCGAGGAACACTGCCGCGCGCTCGGTTCCCGCTTCAAGTTCGTCAATGTCGAGAAGCTCACGGGCTTCAAGGCCGGCGCGCTGCGGGTGGCGCTGGAGCACACCGCCCCCCAGGCGGAAGTCATCGCCCTGCTCGATGCCGACTATGTCGTCGAGCCCGACTGGCTGAAGGATCTGGCGCCGCTGTTCTCCGATCCGCGGGTCGGCATCGTCCAGGCTCCGCAGGACCATCGTGACGGCGAACGCAGCCCGTTCCATGCGGTGCTCAACGCCGAATATGCCGGCTTCTTCGATATCGGCATGGTCGAGCGCAACGAAGCCAACGCCATCGTCGTCCACGGCACCATGTGCCTCATCCGGCGCCTCGCGCTGGAGGAAGCCGGCGGCTGGTCGAGCGACACCATCACCGAGGACACCGATCTCGGCCTCTCCATCATGGAGCACGGCTGGTCGGCGCACTATACCCGCCGCCGGTACGGCCAGGGCATGCTGCCGGACGACTACCGCTCGTTCATGGTGCAGCGTCACCGCTGGGCCTATGGCGGCTTCCAGATCGCCAGGAAGCACTGGCTGCGCTTCCGCCCGGGCAGGACCGCGCTCACCGCCACCCAGCGCACTCAGTTCATGCTGGGCTGGCTGAACTGGATGGGCGCGGAAACCCTCGGCGTCGCCGCAGCCTTCCTCAACCTGCTCTGGGTGCCCGTGGTCGCGTTTGCCGGCATCGCGCTGCCGGATTCGGTGCTGACGCTGCCGGTCGTGGTGGTGTTCCTTATCAACATCATCCACTTCTCGCTGCTCTACCGGCTGCGTGTGCGGCTGCCGTTCCGCCATGCGCTCGGCGCCGGCGTCGCGGCCATGAGCCTGCAGTTCACCATCGCCCGGGCCGTCACGCTCGGCATGTTCAAGGACTCGCTGCCGTTCCTGCGCACCGACAAGGGCGCGGGCGGCAAGAAGCCGGTCGGCGCCTTCCCCGCGAAGTGGGAGGCCGTCATCGGCAGCCTGCTCGTGCTCGGTTCCGCGCTCCTGATCGCCACCAACAAGGACCAGGTCCGCGAGATCTACGTGTTCGCGGCGGTGCTTATCGTCCAGGCGCTGCCGTTCCTTGCGACCGTCGGCATGGCTCTGTTCGAGCGGCGCGTCATGGTTTCGCTCGCCGGCTCCGCCGCCCCGGCTGCGCCGGAGGTCGCCGCCACGGTGGAAATGCCGGTGACCGTCCAGACCGGATCGACGCCCGCCCTGCCCTCGATCACCGCCTCGCCCTCCGCCTGA
- the galU gene encoding UTP--glucose-1-phosphate uridylyltransferase GalU, translated as MTPTPTTPTPIRKAIIPVAGLGTRFLPATKSMPKEMLTVVDRPVIQYVFDEARAAGIEHIVFVTGRNKGVIEDHFDIAYELEETLQRRRKTDVLRTVVAARPKPGETSFTRQQEPLGLGHAVWCARDIVGHEPFALLLPDVLIKGERGCLSQMMDVYNRHGGNVIAVEEVPHDKVDQYGVVEIGEGTDPVYTVTGMVEKPKASEAPSNLIITGRYILQPEIFDLLSRGGVGAGGEIQLTDSMRPLMNLQPFRALRFTGKTYDCGSKVGFLAANVAYALDRPDIAGEFRTAVQSLLGELAES; from the coding sequence ATGACACCGACGCCGACGACACCGACGCCGATCCGCAAGGCGATCATTCCGGTCGCCGGCCTCGGTACGCGCTTCCTGCCGGCGACGAAGTCGATGCCGAAGGAAATGCTGACCGTGGTCGACCGGCCGGTCATCCAATACGTGTTCGACGAGGCGCGCGCGGCCGGCATCGAGCACATCGTGTTCGTCACCGGGCGCAACAAGGGCGTGATCGAGGACCATTTCGACATCGCCTACGAACTCGAGGAAACCCTCCAGCGCCGCCGCAAGACCGACGTGCTGCGCACCGTCGTCGCCGCCCGCCCGAAGCCGGGCGAGACCAGCTTCACCCGCCAGCAGGAGCCCCTCGGCCTCGGTCACGCCGTGTGGTGCGCGCGCGACATCGTCGGCCACGAGCCGTTCGCCCTGCTGCTGCCGGACGTGCTGATCAAGGGTGAGCGCGGCTGCCTGTCGCAGATGATGGACGTCTACAACCGCCATGGCGGCAACGTCATCGCCGTCGAGGAAGTCCCGCACGACAAGGTCGACCAGTACGGCGTCGTCGAGATCGGCGAAGGCACCGATCCCGTCTATACGGTGACCGGAATGGTGGAGAAGCCGAAGGCGAGCGAGGCCCCCTCCAACCTCATCATCACCGGCCGCTATATTCTCCAGCCGGAAATCTTCGATCTCCTGTCGCGCGGCGGCGTCGGTGCCGGCGGTGAAATCCAGCTCACCGATTCCATGCGCCCCCTGATGAACCTCCAGCCGTTCCGCGCCCTGCGCTTTACCGGCAAGACCTACGATTGCGGCTCGAAGGTCGGCTTCCTCGCCGCCAACGTCGCCTACGCGCTCGACCGGCCGGATATCGCCGGCGAATTCCGCACCGCGGTGCAGTCCCTGCTCGGCGAGCTCGCGGAAAGCTGA
- a CDS encoding LysE family translocator, with the protein MTDFGLLGIGAAIGVATTAPVGPVNIMVIQRTFRRGLFAGWLAGLGAVVADALYASMAAFGVTAVSDFVSSHAVTVQMIGAVVLFWFGWRIMRAHPHLDEGANGGQSGFISGLATAFVMTITNPGAVLGFIALFGGLGDLAPAPGDWLGALTLVAGLIIGSSSWWLLIAGLVTMLRGRMNDAWLERINRVAGGLLFVFGLAVLGRALWALFG; encoded by the coding sequence TTGACCGATTTCGGCTTGCTCGGCATTGGCGCAGCGATCGGGGTCGCGACGACGGCTCCCGTCGGCCCCGTCAACATCATGGTGATTCAGCGCACCTTCCGCCGCGGTCTGTTCGCGGGCTGGCTGGCGGGACTGGGCGCCGTTGTTGCCGATGCGCTCTACGCCTCGATGGCCGCCTTCGGCGTGACCGCGGTCTCGGACTTCGTGTCGTCCCATGCCGTCACCGTGCAGATGATCGGCGCGGTGGTGCTGTTCTGGTTCGGCTGGCGCATCATGCGGGCCCATCCCCATCTCGACGAGGGTGCCAACGGCGGGCAATCCGGTTTCATCTCCGGCCTCGCCACCGCGTTCGTGATGACCATCACCAATCCCGGGGCGGTGCTGGGCTTCATCGCCCTGTTCGGCGGCCTCGGCGATCTCGCCCCGGCGCCGGGCGACTGGCTCGGCGCGCTGACGCTGGTCGCCGGGCTCATCATCGGTTCGTCGTCGTGGTGGCTTCTGATCGCCGGGCTCGTCACCATGCTGCGCGGCCGCATGAACGATGCCTGGCTGGAGCGCATCAACCGGGTGGCTGGCGGTCTTCTGTTCGTGTTCGGTCTCGCGGTGCTCGGACGCGCGCTCTGGGCGCTCTTCGGCTGA
- a CDS encoding SOS response-associated peptidase — protein MCGRFVLDVTPDDVARMFDVDGFAPFPPRYNIAPGQPIAVVREEHGRRRLELVRWGLVPGWVKDPSAFPKPINARSETVLEKPTFRGAMRHRRCLIPASGFYEWARQAGGARQPFLIRPSAGGVVGLAGLWEEWVDPDGGIHETGVILTTAANAMMSAIHDRMPAVIPPDRFAAWLDCRHVDGREAAGLVRPVNDDFFTAIAVDTRVNAVKNDDADLTTPAGPAPTPRRAVEEDDRQPRLL, from the coding sequence ATGTGCGGCCGCTTCGTGCTTGATGTGACCCCCGACGATGTCGCGCGGATGTTCGACGTCGACGGCTTCGCGCCGTTCCCGCCGCGCTACAACATTGCCCCCGGCCAGCCGATCGCCGTCGTCCGCGAGGAGCACGGCCGCCGCCGGCTCGAACTGGTGCGCTGGGGTCTTGTCCCCGGCTGGGTCAAGGATCCGTCTGCGTTCCCGAAGCCGATCAATGCCCGCTCCGAGACGGTCCTGGAGAAGCCGACCTTCCGCGGCGCCATGCGCCATCGTCGCTGCCTTATCCCCGCGAGCGGGTTCTATGAATGGGCGCGGCAGGCCGGCGGTGCCCGGCAGCCGTTCCTGATCCGCCCTTCCGCCGGCGGCGTGGTCGGTCTCGCCGGGTTGTGGGAGGAATGGGTCGATCCGGATGGCGGCATTCACGAGACCGGTGTGATCCTGACGACGGCCGCCAACGCCATGATGTCGGCGATCCACGACCGGATGCCCGCGGTGATCCCGCCCGACCGCTTCGCCGCCTGGCTCGACTGCCGCCACGTCGACGGCCGCGAGGCTGCCGGGCTGGTGCGTCCAGTCAACGACGACTTCTTCACGGCCATCGCGGTCGATACCCGCGTCAACGCCGTGAAGAACGACGATGCCGACCTGACGACCCCGGCGGGACCCGCGCCGACGCCGCGCAGGGCCGTGGAGGAGGACGACCGGCAGCCGCGGCTTTTATGA
- the eno gene encoding phosphopyruvate hydratase, with the protein MTAIVDIIGRQILDSRGNPTVEVDVVLEDGSFGRAAVPSGASTGAHEAVELRDGGSEWLGKGVSKAVEAVNGEIFDAIGGREAEDQIALDRTMIELDGTPNKSRLGANAILGVSLAVAKAAAEAAGLPLYRYVGGANARVLPTPMMNIINGGVHADNPIDFQEFMILPAGLPSFTDALRAGTEIFHTLKKALKDAGHNTNVGDEGGFAPNLPSATAALDFIAKAIEKAGYKPGSEVFIGLDSASTEFYKNGAYVLEGEGRTLDSAKMVDYLAELVAAYPIVTIEDGMAEDDWEGWKLLTDRLGSKIQLVGDDLFVTNTERLKRGIATDTANAILVKVNQIGTLTETLDAVETAHKAGYRAVMSHRSGETEDATIADLAVATNCGQIKTGSLARSDRLAKYNQLLRIEGELGPQGEYAGIGALKALAKLG; encoded by the coding sequence ATGACCGCCATCGTCGATATCATCGGCCGTCAGATCCTGGACAGCCGCGGCAATCCCACCGTGGAAGTGGATGTCGTGCTCGAGGACGGCTCGTTCGGCCGGGCCGCCGTGCCCTCCGGCGCCTCGACCGGTGCCCACGAGGCGGTGGAACTGCGCGACGGCGGTTCGGAGTGGCTCGGCAAGGGCGTTTCCAAGGCGGTCGAGGCCGTGAACGGCGAGATCTTCGACGCGATCGGCGGCCGCGAGGCCGAGGACCAGATCGCGCTCGACCGCACCATGATCGAGCTCGACGGCACGCCGAACAAGAGCCGGCTCGGCGCCAACGCCATCCTCGGCGTCTCGCTCGCGGTCGCCAAGGCCGCCGCCGAGGCCGCCGGCCTGCCGCTCTACCGCTATGTGGGCGGCGCCAATGCCCGGGTGCTGCCGACCCCGATGATGAACATTATCAACGGCGGCGTGCACGCCGACAACCCGATCGACTTCCAGGAATTCATGATCCTGCCGGCCGGCCTGCCGTCGTTCACCGACGCGCTGCGGGCGGGCACCGAGATCTTCCACACCCTGAAGAAGGCCCTCAAGGACGCCGGCCACAACACCAATGTCGGCGACGAGGGCGGCTTCGCCCCGAACCTGCCGTCGGCCACCGCCGCGCTCGACTTCATCGCGAAGGCGATCGAGAAGGCCGGCTACAAGCCCGGCAGCGAGGTGTTCATCGGCCTCGATTCGGCGTCGACGGAGTTCTACAAGAACGGCGCCTACGTTCTGGAGGGCGAGGGCCGCACCCTCGACTCGGCCAAGATGGTGGATTACCTCGCAGAGCTCGTCGCCGCCTATCCGATCGTCACCATCGAGGACGGCATGGCCGAGGACGACTGGGAGGGCTGGAAGCTCCTGACCGACCGGCTCGGGTCCAAGATCCAGCTCGTCGGCGACGACCTGTTCGTCACCAATACCGAGCGCCTGAAGCGGGGCATCGCCACCGACACGGCGAACGCCATCCTCGTGAAGGTCAACCAGATCGGCACCCTGACCGAGACGCTCGACGCGGTGGAAACCGCCCACAAGGCCGGCTACCGGGCCGTGATGTCCCATCGCTCCGGCGAGACCGAGGACGCGACCATCGCTGACCTGGCGGTCGCCACCAACTGCGGTCAGATCAAGACCGGCTCGCTCGCCCGTTCCGACCGGCTCGCCAAGTACAACCAGCTGCTGCGCATCGAGGGCGAACTTGGGCCCCAGGGCGAATATGCCGGCATCGGCGCCCTGAAGGCGCTGGCGAAGCTCGGCTGA
- a CDS encoding FtsB family cell division protein — MTTRHRKRSFLRHLMVPALSIAIGCYFAYHTVTGDLGIRAREQIEVEAGHLREQLAEVRGERERLEQRVKLMRADAIDPDLVDERARAQLNMVQPDEIVILRPSVGKVAGAANTAGL, encoded by the coding sequence ATGACCACCCGTCATCGCAAGCGGTCCTTTCTGCGGCATCTGATGGTTCCCGCCCTTTCGATCGCGATCGGGTGCTACTTCGCCTATCACACGGTCACCGGCGATCTCGGCATCCGCGCCCGCGAGCAGATCGAGGTGGAAGCGGGACATCTGAGGGAGCAGTTGGCCGAAGTGCGCGGAGAGCGCGAGCGGCTTGAGCAGCGCGTCAAGCTGATGCGCGCCGATGCGATCGATCCCGATCTCGTAGACGAGCGTGCCCGCGCGCAGCTCAACATGGTCCAGCCCGACGAAATCGTGATTCTTCGGCCGAGCGTCGGCAAAGTCGCGGGCGCGGCCAATACGGCCGGCCTTTAA
- the fabI gene encoding enoyl-ACP reductase FabI, producing the protein MVETQGLMSGKRGLIMGVANNRSIAWGIAKAVRAHGAELALTYQGDALRKRVEPLAAELGAHVAGHCDVTDAASIDAVFADLEKTWGRLDFLVHAIAFSDKEELDGRYVDTSADNFARTMQISVYSLVAVTQRAEKLMTEGGSILTLTYYGAEKVMPHYNVMGVAKAGLEASVRYLAADLGPKAIRVNALSAGPIKTLAASGIGDFRYILKWNEYNAPLRRTVTIEDVGDSALYLLSPLGRGVTGEIHHVDAGYHVVGMKAVDAPDISVVKE; encoded by the coding sequence ATGGTTGAAACGCAGGGGCTGATGAGCGGCAAGCGCGGCCTGATCATGGGCGTCGCGAACAACCGCTCGATCGCCTGGGGCATCGCGAAGGCGGTGCGTGCCCACGGCGCCGAACTCGCGTTGACCTATCAGGGCGATGCGCTGCGCAAGCGCGTCGAGCCGCTGGCCGCGGAACTCGGCGCCCATGTGGCCGGCCATTGCGACGTCACCGACGCGGCCTCCATCGATGCGGTGTTCGCCGATCTCGAGAAGACCTGGGGCCGGCTCGACTTCCTCGTCCACGCCATCGCTTTCTCCGACAAGGAAGAACTCGACGGCCGCTATGTCGACACCTCGGCCGACAACTTCGCCCGTACCATGCAGATCTCGGTCTATTCGCTGGTCGCCGTGACCCAGCGCGCCGAGAAGCTGATGACCGAGGGCGGCTCGATCCTGACGCTCACCTATTACGGTGCCGAGAAGGTGATGCCCCACTACAACGTGATGGGCGTCGCCAAGGCCGGCCTCGAGGCGAGCGTGCGCTATCTCGCCGCCGATCTCGGCCCGAAGGCGATCCGCGTCAACGCGCTGTCGGCCGGCCCGATCAAGACGCTCGCGGCCTCCGGCATCGGCGATTTCCGCTATATCCTCAAGTGGAACGAGTACAACGCGCCGCTTCGGCGGACGGTGACCATCGAAGACGTGGGCGATTCCGCGCTCTACCTGCTGTCGCCCCTCGGCCGCGGCGTCACCGGCGAGATCCATCATGTCGATGCGGGCTATCACGTCGTCGGCATGAAGGCGGTCGATGCGCCCGATATCTCGGTCGTGAAGGAATAA
- a CDS encoding histidine phosphatase family protein, with protein sequence MLVTTLYHIRHGQTDWNAEGRLQGQRDIPLNDFGRTQAARNGQALAEHFATAGLDPAAFVWIASPLGRSRETMEIVRRGLGLDPLDYAVDDRLREVTFGQWEGHTLDEIKVRDPAGHAARKADKWGFVPPEGESYAMLSDRIRGWLAGIDRDAVVVAHGGVQRVLEGLLFPMPSADIPVRPVPQDRIFRFQAGEAVWI encoded by the coding sequence ATGCTTGTCACGACGCTCTATCACATCCGCCACGGCCAGACGGACTGGAACGCGGAGGGCCGTCTTCAGGGCCAGCGCGACATTCCGCTGAACGATTTCGGCCGCACCCAGGCGGCGCGCAACGGGCAGGCGCTCGCGGAGCACTTCGCGACGGCGGGTCTCGATCCGGCGGCCTTCGTCTGGATCGCCTCGCCGCTCGGGCGCTCGCGCGAGACCATGGAGATCGTGCGACGCGGGCTCGGCCTCGATCCCCTCGACTACGCGGTCGACGACAGGCTGCGCGAAGTCACCTTCGGGCAGTGGGAAGGCCACACCCTCGACGAGATCAAGGTGCGCGATCCGGCAGGCCATGCCGCGCGCAAGGCCGACAAGTGGGGGTTCGTGCCGCCTGAGGGCGAAAGCTACGCCATGCTGTCCGACCGCATCAGGGGCTGGCTCGCCGGCATCGACCGCGATGCCGTGGTAGTTGCCCACGGCGGGGTCCAGCGCGTGCTCGAAGGGTTGCTGTTCCCGATGCCGTCGGCCGACATTCCGGTCCGGCCCGTGCCGCAGGACCGCATCTTCCGCTTCCAGGCCGGCGAAGCCGTCTGGATCTGA